From Campylobacter pinnipediorum subsp. caledonicus:
CAGCTTTTATGTTGTATTGTTTTGCTATTTGAAGAACTTTTTCATCATCAACAGCAACAACCACATCATCACATTCACTAACAGCCTTTGCCGTGGCAACAAACATAGGAACCCCGTTTATAGGGGTTATTATTTTTTCAGGAAACCTTGTTGATTTTAATCTTGCTGGAATGATAATCATTGTTTTATCCAAGATAAAATTTCATCTTTTACGCTGTCTTTTTCAACTATATCAGGGTGTAAATTCTTAGCATTGAATAACTTTTTTATGCTTTTTGGAATTTCTTGATCTAGTTTTTTGGCAAGTTTTTTAAGTCCTTGTTTCTCATCTTTGCTTTGCATATCACAAGCTTTTAGCATACTAGGTGCAAATTTTACCCAATGTGCTGTTGATGTTACTATGTTTATGCTTTTATCATCTATCATTTTAAAGCAAGTAGCAGTATGCGGGTCTATAGCATAGCCTTTTTTAACCCATTTTTTTATAAATTTCTCACACTCTTTGTCAGTGCAAAAATCAGCCACAAAATCCTCTTGTAATTTTGCAAGTTCGCTCTTTTTGAGTTTATAAAATTTGTTTTTACTCAAATCTTTCATAAGCTCTCTTGTCCTAACGGCTCCAAATTTATCAAACAATAGTCTTTCTATATTTGAACTAATCAAAATATCCATCGCAGGACTTATAGTTTTTGCTAATTTTTTATCTCTTAAATCATATTTTCCGGTATTAAAAAATTCTGTCAAAATTTTATTTTTATTTGATGCTATTTTTATTTTTCCTATTTTAGCACCCATTTTTTTTGCATAATAAGCACCCAAAGCATTTCCAAAATTTCCACTTGGAACAATGATGTCAATACTTTGATTTTCATCTATAACCTTATCTTTTAAAAGCTTTGCGTAAGTATAAGCATGATAAATAATTTGAAACATTATGCGACCAAAATTTACAGAATTTGCAGCACTTAGATTTAGACTTTCTCTTTTAAGTTCGGCTTTAAACCCATCATCAGCTAAAAGAGTTTTTAGTGTATTTTGGGCATCATCAAAATCACCTTTTATACCTATCACTTTTAAATTTTCACCTTTCATACAAACCATCTGAAGTCTTTGAACTTCACTTGTTCCATCGGCTGGATATATGCAAACGACCTTTATATTTTCAGTATTTGCAAATGTGTTTAGTGTTGCAGGCCCTGTATCGCCGCTCGTAGCACACATAATCAGATATTTTTCATCTTTTTGTTTAGCCAGGGAGCTTAAAACTTCACCAAATGGAGCAAGAGCCATATCTTTAAAAGCACGAGTAGGTCCGTGATATAGCTCATTTACATATATATTTTTATCTATTTTTTTTAGTTCAACTGGGTTTTTTGGATCATCAAAGCTTCTATATCTTTTTAAAGCTTTTTTTAAAATATCTTTTTTAATATCAAACTTAAATAATTTTAAAATTTCTAATGCAAATTTTTCATATTTCAAATCAGCCAATTCACTCCAAAGTTCTTGTGAAATACAAGGAAATTTTTTTGGTGCATAAAGACCACCATATTTACTACTAGGTGATAATAATGCCTGAGTAAGCTCTACTTTTTTTAGATTTTCATCTTTTTTTGCTCTTGTTTGGACTAATTTCATATGCTACCTTTTGTATAGTTATATTTATTTTAATTATAAAATTTTTGAGTTTATAAGCTCTTTAAACTCACCACTAAGTCTTACTTGTAGTTTTATCAATGACACATTAAGACCAAAATCTTTAATCTTTACAAAATCTTTATTTGTAACCAAAATAGATGTTGCATTATGCTCTTTTATGATTTTTAACAACTCATCTTTTTTGAAGCTATAATGGTCTGGAAAATAGTAATATCCCACACACATTTTTTTAAATTCATCAAGTCTATTTGGATTTGCTATAGCTGAAATCAAAACCATTCTTTGAGTAGGATCTATTATCTTTGTGCTTTTAAAATAAGAGATATCTTCTTTGGCTATAAAATCAGCAAATTTATAAAAATAAAAAGGATATCTATAAGCCCCACTAGGTATACAAACATCAAAAAATGGTTTTTGCTTTGGTTTTATGAGAATATTAAATTTTTTTATATGAAATTTACCAAAACCATCATCTAAAAGTATATATTTTGCACCGAGCTCTTTTGCTTTTTGTATAGCAATGTTTCTATTTTCGCTAACGATTACATTGGCGTTTTTGACATTTGTTGCATACTCCATAGCCTCATCGCCGCTAGTTAAGACATCAGTTAAAATATCTCCGTTTATACAAACGCAAACAAGCCCGCTACTCTGTCTTTTATAGCCCCTTAGAATTATAAAACCATCTTTAAATTCATTCGCTATAGCCATACAAAGGGGGGTTTTGCCGCTACCACCAAGGGTTATGTTTCCTATGCTTATTATAGGTATTTGAAAATCTATCTCTTTTGAAAATTTTTTTTTAAAATAGACTGCAAAAGTATATAAAATAGTTATCGGAATTAAAAAAAATGATAAAATTTTATCAAAAATATTTGGGTGATAAAAATATCTTTGCACCCAAATATTTAACTTATTAAACACGATTTTTTGCTATCTCTTTGATTTTATCGCAAATATAATATATCTCTTCTTCTGTTAATGCACCATATATAGGCAAAGATAGTATTTGCTGATAATTTTTAAGAGCATTAGGAAAAGCATTAACTTTAAGCCCATATTTACTTTTATAGTATGTCAACAAATGAATAGGCACATAGTGAAGCGATGTGTGAATTCCATTTTCTAACAATTCTTTAGCGAACCCATCGCGATTTTTATCAACTTTTATTATGTATTGATTATAAATATGGTCTCGTTTTTTTACTGGTAAACTTATATGTGGGCAATCTTTCAATTCTTCATCATAAATAGCCGCTATCTCTTGTCTTTTTTTGGCAAAAGCTTCATGTTTTTTAAACTGAGCAAATGCAAAAGTACCATTTAATGTAGTAAGGTCATACTTTAAACCTATATCAACAACATCGTATATGTAGCCCATGTTTCCACTTTTATCAAGCCCACTAACCATCGCATAATTTCTTAAAAGTTGTGCTTTTTTTGCAATTTCATCATTATTTGTTACCATAAAACCCGCTGCTGCAGTTGGATTTATGGTTTGAGAATGAATCTGAAAACAAGTAAAAAGTGATTTTTTGGCACCTATTTTTTCACCTTTATAAGTAAGCCCAACAGCTCTATTTGCATCTTCTAAAATATGAACATCATATTTTTTTGCAATCTCTTCTATCTCATCCATCATAGCAGCTTGACCTGCTACATGATTTACAAAAATACCTTTAAGTTTTTTATGATTATTCTTTTTCAAAGACTCTTCTAAAGCTTGTGGATTTATAGTAAAATCATCTTCATTTATGTCAACAAATATAGGCTCAGCATCAAAATATCTAATAGCTTGCGCTACGCTTGGAAAAGCATTAACCGAGCATATAAACTTATCTCCGCGTTTAACTTCCATAGCGCTCAATGCAAGATGGTGTGTTGCTGCATTATTTATAGTTGTGATGGCATATTTTACATCAAATGTTTTTCTTAAAGATGCTTCAAAATCATCAATAATGTTAGTATTTTGATCGCTTAAAGCTTTTTTTATCATATCTAGCTCTTCATTATCCATAGATGGTTTATAAAATAAAATTTCCTGCATAATAATTCCTTAAATTTCTGCTATTTTAGGCATTTGTCTTTTAAATTTGTTTCGGTTTATTCTAGATAAAACATTAT
This genomic window contains:
- the thrC gene encoding threonine synthase, with the protein product MKLVQTRAKKDENLKKVELTQALLSPSSKYGGLYAPKKFPCISQELWSELADLKYEKFALEILKLFKFDIKKDILKKALKRYRSFDDPKNPVELKKIDKNIYVNELYHGPTRAFKDMALAPFGEVLSSLAKQKDEKYLIMCATSGDTGPATLNTFANTENIKVVCIYPADGTSEVQRLQMVCMKGENLKVIGIKGDFDDAQNTLKTLLADDGFKAELKRESLNLSAANSVNFGRIMFQIIYHAYTYAKLLKDKVIDENQSIDIIVPSGNFGNALGAYYAKKMGAKIGKIKIASNKNKILTEFFNTGKYDLRDKKLAKTISPAMDILISSNIERLLFDKFGAVRTRELMKDLSKNKFYKLKKSELAKLQEDFVADFCTDKECEKFIKKWVKKGYAIDPHTATCFKMIDDKSINIVTSTAHWVKFAPSMLKACDMQSKDEKQGLKKLAKKLDQEIPKSIKKLFNAKNLHPDIVEKDSVKDEILSWIKQ
- a CDS encoding tetraacyldisaccharide 4'-kinase encodes the protein MVFNKLNIWVQRYFYHPNIFDKILSFFLIPITILYTFAVYFKKKFSKEIDFQIPIISIGNITLGGSGKTPLCMAIANEFKDGFIILRGYKRQSSGLVCVCINGDILTDVLTSGDEAMEYATNVKNANVIVSENRNIAIQKAKELGAKYILLDDGFGKFHIKKFNILIKPKQKPFFDVCIPSGAYRYPFYFYKFADFIAKEDISYFKSTKIIDPTQRMVLISAIANPNRLDEFKKMCVGYYYFPDHYSFKKDELLKIIKEHNATSILVTNKDFVKIKDFGLNVSLIKLQVRLSGEFKELINSKIL
- a CDS encoding DegT/DnrJ/EryC1/StrS family aminotransferase, translated to MQEILFYKPSMDNEELDMIKKALSDQNTNIIDDFEASLRKTFDVKYAITTINNAATHHLALSAMEVKRGDKFICSVNAFPSVAQAIRYFDAEPIFVDINEDDFTINPQALEESLKKNNHKKLKGIFVNHVAGQAAMMDEIEEIAKKYDVHILEDANRAVGLTYKGEKIGAKKSLFTCFQIHSQTINPTAAAGFMVTNNDEIAKKAQLLRNYAMVSGLDKSGNMGYIYDVVDIGLKYDLTTLNGTFAFAQFKKHEAFAKKRQEIAAIYDEELKDCPHISLPVKKRDHIYNQYIIKVDKNRDGFAKELLENGIHTSLHYVPIHLLTYYKSKYGLKVNAFPNALKNYQQILSLPIYGALTEEEIYYICDKIKEIAKNRV